A stretch of the Gracilinanus agilis isolate LMUSP501 chromosome 4, AgileGrace, whole genome shotgun sequence genome encodes the following:
- the CFAP276 gene encoding protein C1orf194 homolog isoform X1, whose protein sequence is MSPTRDPLQNPKFESEDSYVGKREGQKLSSHLIQQQNPWHRLHAATTIASIRRDVYFYDPEIPQDDLDFRITSLYNHHTGLFQDKAQSLVHHETVHDTHGVIKLQHPDEIVPPTPLPPITSRALMRHWMNPKKESIHSVQGTIVAPHTAATNGGYSRKTDGGFFST, encoded by the exons ATGTCCCCTACTCGAGATCCCCTACAGAACCCCAAGTTCGAAAGTGAAGATTCCTACGTGGGCAAAAGGGAGGGCCAG AAACTCTCATCCCATCTTATCCAGCAGCAGAATCCCTGGCACCGACTCCATGCAGCTACTACAATTGCCAGTATCAGGCGAGATGTATATTTCTATGATCCAGAG ATCCCCCAGGATGACTTGGATTTCCGAATTACATCCTTGTACAACCACCACACTGGATTGTTTCAGGACAAGGCACAGTCACTAGTCCATCATGAGACTGTCCATGATACTCATGG AGTTATCAAACTCCAGCACCCAGATGAGATAGTCCCTCCTACTCCTCTACCTCCCATCACTTCCAGGGCATTGATGAGGCATTGGATGAATCCCAAGAAGGAATCAATCCACAGTGTCCAAGGGACCATAG TGGCCCCTCACACTGCAGCCACCAATGGTGGCTACTCCAGAAAGACTGATGGTGGCTTCTTTTCTACctaa
- the CFAP276 gene encoding protein C1orf194 homolog isoform X2: MSPTRDPLQNPKFESEDSYVGKREGQIPQDDLDFRITSLYNHHTGLFQDKAQSLVHHETVHDTHGVIKLQHPDEIVPPTPLPPITSRALMRHWMNPKKESIHSVQGTIVAPHTAATNGGYSRKTDGGFFST; this comes from the exons ATGTCCCCTACTCGAGATCCCCTACAGAACCCCAAGTTCGAAAGTGAAGATTCCTACGTGGGCAAAAGGGAGGGCCAG ATCCCCCAGGATGACTTGGATTTCCGAATTACATCCTTGTACAACCACCACACTGGATTGTTTCAGGACAAGGCACAGTCACTAGTCCATCATGAGACTGTCCATGATACTCATGG AGTTATCAAACTCCAGCACCCAGATGAGATAGTCCCTCCTACTCCTCTACCTCCCATCACTTCCAGGGCATTGATGAGGCATTGGATGAATCCCAAGAAGGAATCAATCCACAGTGTCCAAGGGACCATAG TGGCCCCTCACACTGCAGCCACCAATGGTGGCTACTCCAGAAAGACTGATGGTGGCTTCTTTTCTACctaa